In the Pan paniscus chromosome 19, NHGRI_mPanPan1-v2.0_pri, whole genome shotgun sequence genome, TGGCCCACAGCCGCTCGAGTCTCTGGAGTCTCAAGTCCCAAGCAGGGGTGGGCATCTTCCCAAGGACTTGAGTACAGTGGGACCTAGACAGAGAATCCTGTTGTCCCCCAATGCCATGAAATGGGGACACACTGGCCCCAGCAGGTTGAATGGTTTCCACCTGCCAAGGGTGAAGGGCCCATGATGGGCTATTCCAGGGATGTGGAGGCAGACTGGGGTCAGCGACCAGAGGTCTCTGTACAATCGGCCTCCTGGGATGCTCAGGGCCTCAGAGATGCCCAGTTTCCTACAGGGAACAAGATCTCTCCTGACTGCTCGGTTCTACTCCGCTCATCACTTTGGCTACCGTGGCTCTTCAGTCTGAACAGTGAAGCCACTTAAGGAATAATGCCTGTTGAGCAGGAGGGTGTTCGGTTTGGGGGATGAGAAAGATCTATTGTACGCATGGAAACCACGTCTCTCGCGGAGGGACTGTGGAGTCCACCATTCTGAGCCGTCCCAACAGGAGGAGGCTTCATTTTCCTGGGTCACTGAGGACGAACAGTGGGTCCTTGGTCCTGGAGAACACCTGGATGGACCGTCCCTCCTGGGAATACTCGAGGCAAAAGGAGGGCGAGGCCTCAAGAGGACCACACAGAGCAAGAAATACCTGGGGAGAACCCTAGTGCCCGGACCCCTTTGAACAGAAGGGAAGATAGTCTCCCCTCAGCCAGCCCTCCAGGGCTCCTTCATTTTCCACAGCTGCCCAAGGGCAGCAGGCTCCCCTGGACAAGGGACCATGTGTGTTCAGTGGGGCCCACAGCAACCATCAGGACCCAGCTTAGGGCACAGAGGTGTTCTGAGGACCGTCAGTGGATCTATACCAGTGGATCTATACCAGTGGCTCTGCCAGGACCAGGCTCTGCCCCATCGGGATCGGAAACCTGGGCAGATTTGGGAGGTCACAGGGTTCAGGCCTGAATTCCAGCACAGCACACGGCAGGGCTGAGAGCAAAACTCAGGGTCATGTCCGGATTCCCAGGCCAGTTACTGCCTCTCTGACCCCAGACGTCTCATCTGTCGAATGGGGACATTTGGGAACAGCACCCACTCTACGAAGCCACCATGGAGACGAAAGAGCCAATCGTCTACACGGGCAGTGTAGAACGGGCGCCTGGTGAGTGCTCAGGGATGACCCTCCTCGGTAGCTGCCCCACAGAGGCCAACACCGCCCGCACCGTAGCCACTGTCCCCAAGTCCGCCTGGAGGAAAGAGAGCAGGTCACGCTCACCTGATTCTGATGAATCAGCTGGCCTGGGTCATACCTCTCAGGGAGAAAACCTTTGAGTCCACAGAGCTGCTCACAGATACCACTGCCTGTGTGTAACTGCTGTAGAACACTGAGGCAGGCCAGAGAGTGGATAGGTGTTAAGCACCAGTGACATTCTGAGGTCATGGCACGCATCACAATGGGGCCTTGCCCGGGTCAGCAGCGCCCAGAGTCAGGGTCCTCCGCTGCCTGAGGCGTCAACATGCCTGCATGcaatgtgtttgtgcatgtgcgTGCACACGTGTATGTGGGTAAACACGTCTGTGCACGTGTGTGTTGCTTCTCTGGCCAGGCCCGGCTGCCCCACTCATGTGTGCACCCAGTTCCTCATCACTGTCACCCCCGAGGCCCAGGGCCAGCATCAGAGCATCCATGGCTGCTCCCTAACCTCAGCCCTCCCTGCCCAGGGTGGTGCTGGGATACACATAGGGGTGGAGGGAAGTGACTGCTGCTGTTGGATCTCAGAATATAAAAGCTAATACTATTACCTAATGGTCTTTTTAGTGTCTCTAATGGTAtcgctttttcatttctgatattttaactGGGTATTTCTCTCCATGACCCTTGGATATTCTAGCTAGAGGATCCTGTGAGGAAAGTGCCGGGCACACAGTAGGGGCTCACTCTTCTAGACATGTTATCTAAAACCTGGTTCATCTGTCCTTCCATGCAGGGCCTAGGGGATGCCAAATTCCAGGGTCCAGAAAGAGCTTGGGATAAAATGAAACTTCAAGGGGACGGCTTTGACCTGGGCTGAGTCTGCCTGTGCCGAGTCTGCCTGTGCCATCCAACTGGAGTCTCAAGTCCTGAGGCAGGACGTCCAGGTGCCCCAGTGCAGGGTCCTCCTGATCAACACCTGCTCCCCTGTACTCATTAGCAACCTCACCCACCCTACTCTCAAAGCACACTTGGCTCTCATATCCAGGAGCTCTGCATCTGTAGATTCAGCAACAGcagatggaaaatattcagaaaataatttggatGGTTATGTTTCTATTGAACATGTGCAGACTttgttcttgtcattattccctaaagaATACAGTATCACGACCATTTATGTAGCATCTGCATTGTATTACACATCCTGAATAATCTAGAGATGGTCTAATGtctacaggaggatgtgcatagctGATATGTAAATACTAGGCCATGTTATGTCAGAGACTTGAGGATCCATGGATTTTGGCATCCCCAGGGACCCTAGAACTAatccatggataccaagggatgactgtataaACTCACTCAGTAAGGCTTCTCATTGGAGGAAGGGCCCAGTTCAGGACACACAGGGACATCTCCCTGGACTActgtccattcatccacccattcatccattgtctccccccacccccccatctCGGACTGTCCCAATGACAGCCCTAGCAAGAAGAGACAAGAAACAAGATAAGTTCACGTTGTCCAGTTTTGAGGTATTGGAAGAAGTTGCACCAGTATGAGAATAGTGGGTCAGTTTTCTACAGGATCCAGAAAGCATATCGGGCAGCCTCGGGGTGCGGaaaggagcctggcctctccagCAGCCACACAGGCCTGCAGTaggatggggctggggctggccaTGTGGATCACTCAGGCCTCATGAGGGGAAAGGAAATACCAGGGGGCAAAAGAGGAGCATGGGGGCAGCTGGTTGCCTAAGGGGAAGGCACCTCAGGGAAGGGGactgtattcatttgttttcacactgatgtaaagaaatacctgagattgggtaatttataaaggaaacaatcttaattgacttgcagttctggaaacttataatcatggcagaaggggaaggggaagcaggcaccttcttcacaagacgGCAGGAGGGAGTGAGTGGAGAACCAGTAAGTGCCACACTTTGAAACTATCAGCTCTCCTGAGAACTACCTCACTATCCGGGGAGCAGCacgggggaaactgtccccaaaTCCAATCCCCTCCCACCAGATTCCTCCCTTGACACAGGAGGATTACAGTCCcagatgagttttgggtggggacacagagccaaacatgTGAGGGTCTCAGTCTATGTTGCAGCTCCCCTGGGGCTGAGGCCTCCtcccagccaccccttcccccagggctTCCCACCTTCCCTGCcctgaattctctttttttttttagcttagtGATAGACAAAGTTAACATAGAAATCTTGGCCttcccaggtgtggtggctcacacctgtaaaccactgcactccagcctgggcaacaagagtgaaactccattgcaaaaaaaaaaaaaaaaagtacatttcaaATAATTATCACAAAGCAACTAGCTTTCCATTATCACTGAGTTTAAGAAACAGAATATAGTGAGCACTCAAAAGCCTCCCATTTGCTTCCTCCAAATCACAAATTCTCCCTTCCTCACAAAGGTAACTATTATTCTAAATGTTACAGTAAtcactttcttgcttttctttacaGTTTTATATCCTATGCACAAGTAAATAAACACTAGATTTCATTTTCcctgttttaaaagtttttatatttataaatagaattacttaattcatttttgtttgtttgttttttgttttttgaaacagggtctagctctgtcatccaggctggagcgtagtggtgtgatctcagctcgctgcaacctccaccttctgggcttgagagattctcttgcctcagcctcccgagtagctgggactacaggtgtgtggcaccacgctggctaatttctgtattttctgtagagatggggtttcaccatgttgcccaggctggtcttaaactcctgggctcaagcaatcggcccacctcagcctcccaaaatgctgagattacaggtgtgagccaccgtgcctagcctaattcttttgtgtctggcttctttccatCAACATTAGGTTTACGAGATTCATTTATACTCGATATAACTACAaatccattcattttcattcctgtATAATGTTCCATTATCTTAATATATCTCAACTTCCCAATCCCTTCTACAACTAATGGACATGCAATGTTTTCATTTTGGGGCTACTATAGAACATGGTGCTACGAATATTCTTGTACATATCTCCTAGTACACATATCTTTTGGGTGGATACCTACAGGTAGAACTGCTTGTCTTTAACTAGAAAATTGTATTCCAAAGTagttgtattaatttatattctcatCAGCATggtatgagagttcctgttgctctactTAGCAACCCTCTCAGTCTGTTTAATTTTACCTGTTCAGGTGAGTGCACTGATATcataatattgttttaatttacatttcactGATTACTAGTGTCgttgatcacttttttttttttttgagatggagtctcactctgttgcccaggctggaatgcaatggcataatctcggcccactgcaacctctgcctctggggttcaagtgattctcctgcctcagcctcccgagtagctgggactacatgtgcccaccatcacgcccagttaatttttgtatttttagtagagacggagtttcaccatattggccaggctggtcttgaactcctgaccttgtgatccatccgtctcggcctctcaaagtgctgggattataggtgtgagccaccgcacccagccaagttatcaattttaatgaagtccaatttattcttttatatgagTAGCGTCAGGAATGTATTTACCAGTATTATCTTCCAAGGGCTATTTCATTGTTTTGCTTTCAAATTTAGCTCTATAGAACACCTGGAATTGTGGTGAAAGGTAGGTGCCAAGTTTCATATGGATATCTAATTGTCCCAGCACCACTTGCTGAGAAAACTGTCTTTCTCTCACCTCTCTGCAATGTTATCTTTGTTATAAATCAGGTGTTCATACATTTGTGAACTggtttctgggctctctcttctATCCCAATGGTCTACTTGTCTTTTCTTGTAGCAAtatgacattattttaaatatcatatcTTTGTGAAATAAATCTTGATATCTGGATGATATCCAATCTTGATGATATCCTCATATCTTATTCTTCTTCAAGAGTATCTTGGTTATTCCTGGTGCTTTGTATTTCCACATATGAGAATCAGCTTATCaaatcacacaccacacacacacacacacacacacatgcagactttgcatttttattgggattgtgcATTAAGTCATCTGTAGATTAGTTTGTGGAGAACTGATATCttaaaatattgagtcttctaatccatgaacatggtttATTCCTTCCAatatttaagtcttctttaatttctatcaatattttattttctatatagatGTCTTATGtgtcatttttaaagtttattcctaggtacttaattttttctcagcatttaatttttttgatactAAGATAAATAATATCTGTAGTTGAGTTGAATGGTGGCCTCTAAAACAGTATATCCATATATCCATGTTCTAACCCCTGGAACCAGTAAATGTGACCTAATTTGGTAAAAGGAtgtttgtagatgtaattaagttGAGGATGTCAAGacgagatcatcctggattatctgggtgggccctaaattcaATAAGTATCCTtatcagagaaagacagagagaaggagaaggctATATGAAGAGGCAGGGATTGCAGTTATGCAgtcacaagccaaagaatgcctggagccaccagagGTTAGAAGAGACAAGAAAGCATTCTCTCCTAGAACCTTTGGAGGAAGCCCCCACCCTACAGAAACCTTagtttcagacttctggcctccagaaggtgaaagaataaatttctgggccaggtgcagtggctcatacctgtaaacccagcactttgggaggccgaggcaggcagatcacgaggtcagatcaagaccatcctggccaacatggtgaaaccccatctctactaaaaatacaaaaattagccaggcatggcagcgtgcacctgtagtatcagctacttgggaggctgaggcaggagaattgcttgaacccgggaggcggaggctgcagtgagtggagattgcaccactgcactccagcctgggcgacatagcgagaccgtcaaaaaaaaaaaaaagaatatatttctgttgtttaaagccaccaaatttatggtaatttgttataacagTCCTAAGAAAACCAATACAGTACCttttttacaatttcattttctcttgttgCTGCTATACAATCAATTTACTTGATCTAGAAGCCctgctttcctttattttatttatttatttatttatttaagacggagttttgctcttgtcgcccaggctggagtacaatggcacgatctcggctcactgcaacctccgcctcccaggttcaagcgattctcctgcctcagcctcctgagtagctaggactaccggcgtgtgccaccatgcctggctgattgttgtatttttaatagagacagggtttcaccatcttggccaggctggtctcgaactcctgacctcatgatccacccgcctcagcctcccaaagtgctgggattacaggtgtgagccactgtgcccggcctttcctTTACTTTATAAAATTAGGACACTAAAGTCCAAAGAGCTCAATCAGCTATCTAGTGGCAGAATTAGAACTAAAACATAGGTTGCTAAATTCCTAGTTCAGTGCCCTTTCTACTCTACCAAGTTGCCACTATACCCGAAGACTACCTCTTTAACAATTATCCACTGACCACAGTTTTCaaaccttcctttttcttttttaccaaagAGTCAACCTTTAATGCAATAGTTATATATTAGACTATCAAGAGAGGAATTACGCACAACTTGATTTTCCTCAAGAACATTCTTGTATcctctaagaaaaaaaacaaaacaaaacaaaaaaaccaaccccaaaacaaaaaacttttccgAAGCCATCCGCATTTATGTGGCAGTGAAGATATACATACCTACACAAACACACAGGAAacataaattttgtgtgtgttggtttttgtttttttctaatttttttagagacaaggtctcacttattgcccaggttggagtggagtggttatttacaggtgtgagcatcATAGCATATTATAGCTTCAAAATCCtgtcctcaagggatcctcctaaaCATGCCTGGCTTaggagatacttttttttttttttgagacaaagtctcactttatcacccaggctggagtgctgtggcgcaatcttcgctcactgcaacctctgcctcctgggttcaagcaattctcctgcctcagcatctcgagtagctgaaactacaggcccatgccaccatgcccagctaatttttttatttttagtagagatggggtttcaccacgttggccaggctgttctcaaactcctgacttcaggtgatccccctgcttcagcctcccaaagtgctgggagtacaggtgtgagccaccgcacctggccattttctttcttttttttctttttcttttctttttgagacagggtcttgcccaggctggaatgcatggGGCAAgcaagcatggctcactgcagctttgacctcctagtctcaagtgatcctcctgcctcagcctccagaatagttgagactataggcacacaccatcatggctgcttagttaaaaaaaaaaaaaagtctttttttttttggaatagacgaggtctcactatgttgcccaggctagccttgaactcctgagctaaggtgatcctcctgcttcagcctcccaaagtgttgggattacaggtgtgagccactgcacccggccaggagaCACAAATTTCTAAAGAAAGTAGTACTCAGATGCACTGACTATCCTGTTGCCTCTTAATATACGGATAAGGAATGTCATTTCATACGTTAGCCACCATGAGTAATACTAAATCCTGGCTCTGATCACTTATATTAGCACATATAATACATTGAAAATGCATTCACAGCAACAGATTTTGAGGACaggataaaaaagtaaaaaaataaaatttgtaaaattattaaattttaaaaaattaaagaaaagaagagaagaaaatgcattCAATGATGTTGCAAAGACAGAAAATGACTATTTCACAAATGACACTAGCAAGACTGGCAGTGAGTTGCCTAACATTTAACTAACCATTTTTCGGTGGACTGCAATGATGTAACCTGTAAAGGGGCTGTCAGGAAGAGATGGCATGTGACCATTAACCATTCCATTTGTGAAGTTcttctcagttccacatggcacaACAGTGTTTggcattccattggggatgaatATTGGTCAGGGTAGGTCCCCATTGGTAGTAAGGGTGAACATTCCATTTGTAGATGGCGAAGAGGagaaatctacaaattcaaaGATAAGTACAGCATCATAAGCTTGTGGTATTTTCATCTTTGCTCTTTTCTCAAGTATCCTGAGGACCAGAGACAATGTAGTCTCTTAACACAGGGCAGGGAGAAATCACAgtataaataattatagatttattGGAAGATTTTAATTTTCCAGTTTTACTTCCGTAACTCACACTTTTgaccaaatgaaaaagaaagagtaaCTGCTGGAAACTATTAAGCAGAATTTTTGGAGAAACTTGTATCAGCACCATGTTGTAGCACACAAACAGTTCTAccacttgttttcttttccttctcttcgcCTTTGAAGACACTGTCCAATACAGTAACCTCTACCCAGATgttgcatttaaaatttaaattaggcTGGATGAGgcagctcacatttgtaatcctagcactttgggaggctgaggtagcagatgccttgaacccaggagctagtgaccagcctaggcaacatggtgaaaacccatctctacaaaagatacaccatagctgggcatggtggtacacgtttgtagtcccagctacttgggaagctgaggtgggaggattgcttcagcccataaggcagaggctgcagtgagccaagatgatgccactgcactccaggctgggtgacagagtgagaccgtttctcaaaataaataaattaaattaaattaaattaaaaatgcattattcTCCCTCACACTAGCCACATCTCGAGCGCTTAACAGTCCACGTGACTGGTGGATACTGTATTGGATGGCAAAGATCACAGAAGTTTCCACCACTGCAGAATTCTATTGGACAGTGATGCtctaaactaaaactaaaattagaacatCCACCAACTCACCGTCAGGACTATCTACCTACTACACATCAATGAGGGGAGCCTCATAAAGCCCTTTATAGTTGGGGAATTAGCCTAATTAACCTAATTGTAAGTAATATAGAGAATAGACAAAGCATACTAGTGGCTAAAAGGACTCAGTGAGTGACCACATTAAATTACATATAATGTTGGATTTCTTTCTAGCTATAtctattgtttatattttctggtAGTATGTTCCTCTCATACTAGCTGTTGCCATGTTAGTATTAGATAAAAGTTCAAAGAGATCTGAATTCCAAGAGTATATTAGCTAACGACTACCTATCTAACTGAAGTCACTTGGGTTCTCTAAATTTTAGGTTTCTCGTCGAAAAAATATGGAATAATCAGTAAGGTTTCCCTTGGGTTCCAAAATTCTTCTGCTATCATATCCTCAGcatgaacaaatataaaaaagttgACAACTCTTAGGCAAATATTTAAAGGAGCAATCATGAGAAGGAGTTCTAGTTCTATCTTACCTGTCTGTGTTGGACTAGAAGCTGAAATTGGAGACGCAGGGACAGGAATTTCAAATGCACACAAAAATCCACTCACTGAGAGTCGTACTTTTTGGTTGTCCTGAGGAAAGTTCTACAGAAACAGCAGCAAGATGAGAAGGGGAAGATGTTTCAGATAAAATGGAAAAGTTCTCTCTCTAACATATTTCAAAAGAATGTCTTAGGCGCTTTCATCCGTAAAACCAATGAGATGATTGAATAATTTTTCAACTACATAAAGGATGAATGCTTGATAAAAATAACGGAAAACTAACCTCAATTTTTGAACTATTATCTCTTTTCACAGGAAGAAGTGTGTTATATATGACTGACTTCAGTTTTGTCCGTTTCAGGGATCTAAATTCCAACCCTCAGAGACTCCATTTTTGCATTTCATATTAAGAAACTGTCAATGAGGTGAGAGTGTGTTCAGAAATCCCAAAGATGAATATAAATAATACCAGTTGCAGGAGCTTAATTTAGAGTAGGCAATATATTTATTAGATTATTTGTTTCCCCAGCTGGTATGTAGAAAGACATGATTGGTGTCAATTTGTCTTTACTCTTAATTTCTTAGTGTGTTAAAAGACCaagtatatatattcataaatactaaaaacacacattcataaatacataaaatactttAACCTAGGAATAATTCTACTAACAGCGGTAATACAGAAGAGTTGTCAAGTGTAATAGCAGCAGGCTTTGGTAACAGCAGCAGTCTTTGGTGGAAACCTATACTATAGTGACACAGCTAGAACACTCCATATAGGCAGCCTTACTTATTTCCCTTCTTCAAAAATACCACCATCAGTATTATCCCTTTATTCTGGTAGAAAACTCTTAGGTTTCTGGGTTGGAAAacttggtgttttttgttgttgttgttgttcagtttTCGTTATGTTTTAGTATCTCTCTTGGTCACATAACCTAACAATTGATCAtaataattgagaaaaatgtCATCTTTGGAGGATAGAATCAAAAGTTTCTTAGAATAGTTAATATTACCTTTATGTTGGAACCATGTACTTCTGCTAGAAGGATTTGTTCTGAATTAAGTCCACAGAGATCACTCAGCTGTTTTTTTAAACCTGTGTACTTTTCATCCATATTCAGTCTTAGTCCATACCGTACAGGGGTAGTACCATCTAACTTAATCACTAGTAAAGAGAAAAGATCTTTTATTGGTAAAATGCAGGTTTCATTGAAAGTCTTAAATGCTGTGTACAGATATATCTGACTCGTAAATATAATAGCAAATATTTCAgcctagaatttttattttatgtgtaaacACTAAAACAGATGGTGCTTAGGGATAATATTAAGTGAAATCAGTATTTTTTTGGTGTTCATCTGACATAAAAGTATgagtggctttgcagggttttaAAGAGAGTTGCTGGCATATTTGAAACCAAAAAAACATGCCCCAATCTACATCTTTCAAACCTCAAGTCATGCCTAAAATTAGGTTGCTCAATTATAATATGCTGACCACCGGTCTTTATTTGTAAACAAATAACTATGCTTACAAATTCAGGctatttaaataaagtaaatttaaTGGAGTCAAGTAATTTTTCAGAACTTTCTGACCTACCTGTTATTTCTAATTGCATATAACTGTCCATTGGTAGTGGCAAAGACAAAAAATTGAAAGGGTCAAATCGGACACTTATATGCCCACATGTCTTGCATTTTACTTGAGATCTTAGCTGCCCATGGAACAAATCCACAACAATTGATCTATTTCTTCTTAGTTGGTTGTCCCAGGCCTAGCAATAAAAAAGATGAGAATTTTCTCTCAAAATCCAAAAGAGAGGCATTTCTATATAAATTCAAAGAAACTAGTTGAATATATTGGATTTAAATGTAAAGAATATAATCCTTactcttcatttaacataaaatattaaattgagaTGGAAAAtcctatttttcatttgttcttaTCAAGGTAACAATGGTAAATATTAAAGTTATTTGTCCATTAACAAGTATAAAGCATGGCTATAGGTCACTGTATCCATTACTTTAGCAATTATGGGGACTCTTTAAATTCCACTGGATAATTATTCCTACATCCAGTCCCATAAAGTTTACAATATGAAATGGCAAcagttttctattttcattaaacGTATTTTTGTTTTGGCATTATTGCATAAGAATTAAGCACAGAAAtagaaattcattcatttttgcagTAAAGTTCTGATCTCAGAATAGTTTAGTTTGCATTTAAGTTGTGCTACATGTATTTGTGGCCAGAACATTTTGTCTATTGCTTACATTAGAAACTCAAAACTGACAAACCTCTGCAGCTACTTCCCAGTCTGGTCGCCCATCACTGTCCTTCAGTTCCACATATGGCTTTTCATGGACTCGATTAAGATCTTCATGAAGACCATCCAAGAGAAAAGCCAGAAGTTCTTGGGAGTCTTGTTGCTGAAACCCGTTAAACCTGGGAGCATATTTTGCTATGGTCCACTATAAATATAAGAGAAGTCACAGTCATTATTTCCTACCCATAAAATTTGGAATGAATATGTCCTATAATCCAATCAGAGccattgtaagaaaataaatagtatagTACTTAGTCTGCCTctatttcaacaaatatattttggataatcaTGAAATCTTTTGAATCTTAATGTCAAATGACCCCCCCAACAAAAAGAGAAGTATTTTGGCCAATACTGTGCAATACTGTGTCCTCAGTTCAGTATCATGTAAGCAAACTATTCTTCAGGCACACAGATGTTATTTAAGGCAGAAATATTAAAACAGCGTTTGCTCACATTGAAAGATCCTGTTCTATAacgttttacatttttatatgcacataaaatatgtatattttataggtACATAGTATATACATAACATGTGCATAAAATAATGTGCATATAATAATACATaacatgtataaaataatatgtgtatatattactttatataatataatgttgTCTTCAACAATTACATTTTCTGGTCTTGTTGCATCCTAACTTTTATTAACTGCATTATATTATAGAATTATTTTGAGGATATAAATTaa is a window encoding:
- the LOC117976579 gene encoding ubiquitin carboxyl-terminal hydrolase 32 isoform X2, which encodes MGNVPSPNAPLKRVLAYTGCFSRMQTIKEIHEYLSQRLRIKEEDMRLWLYNSENYLTLLDDEDHKLEYLKIQDEQHLVIEVRNKDMSWPEEMSFIANSSKIDRHKVPTEKGATGLSNLGNTCFMNSSIQCVSNTQPLTQYFISGRHLYELNRTNPIGMKGHMAKCYGDLVQELWSGTQKNVAPLKLRWTIAKYAPRFNGFQQQDSQELLAFLLDGLHEDLNRVHEKPYVELKDSDGRPDWEVAAEAWDNQLRRNRSIVVDLFHGQLRSQVKCKTCGHISVRFDPFNFLSLPLPMDSYMQLEITVIKLDGTTPVRYGLRLNMDEKYTGLKKQLSDLCGLNSEQILLAEVHGSNIKNFPQDNQKVRLSVSGFLCAFEIPVPASPISASSPTQTDFSSSPSTNGMFTLTTNGDLP
- the LOC117976579 gene encoding ubiquitin carboxyl-terminal hydrolase 32 isoform X1 produces the protein MGMMSLRMFPQHLPRGNVPSPNAPLKRVLAYTGCFSRMQTIKEIHEYLSQRLRIKEEDMRLWLYNSENYLTLLDDEDHKLEYLKIQDEQHLVIEVRNKDMSWPEEMSFIANSSKIDRHKVPTEKGATGLSNLGNTCFMNSSIQCVSNTQPLTQYFISGRHLYELNRTNPIGMKGHMAKCYGDLVQELWSGTQKNVAPLKLRWTIAKYAPRFNGFQQQDSQELLAFLLDGLHEDLNRVHEKPYVELKDSDGRPDWEVAAEAWDNQLRRNRSIVVDLFHGQLRSQVKCKTCGHISVRFDPFNFLSLPLPMDSYMQLEITVIKLDGTTPVRYGLRLNMDEKYTGLKKQLSDLCGLNSEQILLAEVHGSNIKNFPQDNQKVRLSVSGFLCAFEIPVPASPISASSPTQTDFSSSPSTNGMFTLTTNGDLP